The following DNA comes from Enterocloster bolteae.
AATTTAGTTTCCTGCTGGATAACATAGGGGAGGAGGACTCATATCTGTACGAAAAGGCCAGGGAGGCAGCCCTTGCTAATTACGGAAACAAGATATATGTCCGGGGGCTTATGGAGTTTAGCAATTATTGTAAAAACGACTGCTACTATTGCGGTATCAGGAGAAGCAACCAAAAGGCTTCCCGATACAGGCTGTCACCGGAGCAGATTATGGAGTGCTGCAGCATTGGCTATGGGCTGGGATTTCGGACCTTTGTGCTTCAGGGCGGCGAGGATCCGTGGTTTACGGATGAGAAGATTGCCTATCTGGTGGAGCGCATGAAAAAGCAGTACCCGGATTGTGCGGTCACACTTTCTGTGGGTGAAAGAGGGTACGATACCTATAAGCGCTGGTTTGATGCGGGTGCAGACCGCTATCTGCTTCGCCACGAAACAGCCAATCCGTGCCATTATGCCAGTCTCCATCCGCCTCAGATGTCTTCTGAGTACAGGAAGGAATGTCTGCATAACCTGAAGGCCATTGGCTACCAGACAGGCTGCGGAATCATGGCAGGCTCACCGTATCAGACCACGGCCCATATAGCGGAGGACCTGGAATTTATGCACGGC
Coding sequences within:
- the hydE gene encoding [FeFe] hydrogenase H-cluster radical SAM maturase HydE, translated to MERVITLVDKLAKSHVLSREEFSFLLDNIGEEDSYLYEKAREAALANYGNKIYVRGLMEFSNYCKNDCYYCGIRRSNQKASRYRLSPEQIMECCSIGYGLGFRTFVLQGGEDPWFTDEKIAYLVERMKKQYPDCAVTLSVGERGYDTYKRWFDAGADRYLLRHETANPCHYASLHPPQMSSEYRKECLHNLKAIGYQTGCGIMAGSPYQTTAHIAEDLEFMHGLQPEMVGIGPFIPHHDTPFKDRPAGTLRQTLLLLAIVRLMLPDVLLPATTALGTIEPDGREQGVMAGANVVMPNLSPMEVRKKYMLYDNKISTGMEAAANIKELKRRMASIGYEVVTDRGDHKKIKEVPALKTS